The Homo sapiens chromosome 4, GRCh38.p14 Primary Assembly genome contains the following window.
acagatgtgtaggccaggtgtggtggctcacacctgtaatcccagtactttgggaggctgaggcgggtggatcacttgaggtcaggagtttgagaccagtctggccaaaatggtgaaaccccatctctactaaaatttcaaaaattagccagccatggtggtgcacgcctgtaatgccagctacttgggaggctgaggcatgagaatcccttgaacccgggaggcagaagttgcagtgatccaagatcgtgacactgtactccagcctgggcaatagagtgaaactctgtctcaaaaaaaaaaaaaaatacttatgcgtatgtatacatatatatctatacctatctataaagacagatatatagatacatacacatgcacactctcTCTCCCTCAGACATGAActtacatatatagatatataaaccCAAAGAGGTAGACTTTAATCCTAAtttcaaatcagaaaatattcaagataaagttaagaaaactatcatttaaaaatgctcactatggccaggcgtggtggctcatgcctgtaatcctagcagtttgggaggccgaggcgggcagactgcctgagctcaggagtttgggaccaccctgggcaacagggtgaaacgctgtctctactaaaaatacaaaaaattagtcaggcatggtggtgcatgcttgcagtcccagcaactagggaggctaaggcatgagaaacacttgaaccaaatgagacaagatcacaccactgcactctagcctgggcctcacagcgagactctgtttaaaaacaaaaaccaggctgggtgtggtggctcacacctgtaatcccaacactttgggaggccgaggtgggtggatcacctgagttcaggagttcgagaccagcctggtcaacatggcaaaaccctgtctctactaaaaatacaaaaattagttgggcgtggtggcacgtgcctgtaatcccagctacttgggaggctgaggctggagaatcacttgaacctgggaggcaaatgttgcagtgagctgagattccatctcaaaaaacaaacaaacaaaaaaaccacaacaaaaaacaacaaaaaaacccctcattatattccatatgtattttatatcCCCATTTGCAGTCTGATGCACTCTCTTGATCTTACTTCCCATAATTTTTACAACAATCTACAATGACTTCCTGTCTTTTCTAGCTCGAGTTGAATCCTTCTACAGAACTTGCCACTTACATATATGAAGAAAGACTGGTAAACAGTGTAACATGCAAGTAAAAGAACAGATTCTAAAGCCAGGGAGATATGGGCTTGAGTCCTGGCTCCATTCTTTGTAAGCTGTGTGTTTAAGAAAGTTTCATGTCACTTTGAACCTAAAGTTTACAAGTAGGACTTCCTATCATGAGCtgtccaaagaagaaaaaattcaagtCTGGTTCTGCAAGATATGCTGACCGACCATACCTGAATGTAGACAGCTTCAGCCATGTAATTTAACTCCATGTTGGCCCtaaaggaaaagggaaattttCCTGGTGGGCAGTGCATTAAATAATGTACATAGTTGTTCATTTTGCCTGGAGGGAGAGATGGCCAAAGATACAATTCTACACTGAGTCATGGGTTCCAGCAAAGGGCTTGACAGGATAGTTGGGAAATTAGAAGAGACACTATTACAAAATGTGTGAAAAGAAGTCTGGGAATGGATTTTGTGTGCAGACTTCTCCAAATGGGCACAGAGTGGAAGATATTCATGTTCCATATCAATGCTCACCAAAAGGATAATCAGCAGAGGAGTATCTCAAAAATCAGGTGGACAAGATGACCCATTCTTACGTCCATCAGCCTTTCCTAGCAATCCTGTGTTTTCACAATGCCTCAGAGACAAAATGACCATGTCAGCAGAAATGGAGGTTGGGCACGGGCTCAACAACATGGGAGTTCCACTTATCAAGGCTAGTCTGGCTATAGTCACTGCTAAGTTCCCAACCTACCAAATAGACCAACACTGCATCTCCATTTGGCACCATTtcttgggggaagggagaggatcaCGCAGCCATCAGTGTCAGGTTGATTCCATTGGACCATTTCCATTGTTGAAAAGGCAGCACTTTGTTTTTGCGTGAATGTACATTTACTAAGTGTGTAGATTTATCTACTCTCCCTAAAACTCTTCCTAAATACTGTCATCCATGGACTTGCAAAAATGCCTTATTCAGCATCACTGTATAGCATGCATCACTGATTTTGGTGAAGAAACTCATTTTACAGCAAATGAGTGCAGCAATGGGCTCATGTTTATGGGAGTCACTGGTATTGCCATGTTTCCCATTACTGATAGAATGGAGTAATAACTTTTTGAATGTTAGTTACAGTAACAGCTGGATAATACCACCTTGCAAGGCTGAGGTAATGCCTCCCAGAATGCTAAATATGCTCTAAATAAGCAAAAATACATGGTGCTATTTTCCCAGAGCCAGGATTTATAGATCTGGGAATCAAGAGGTGAATATGGGAGTGGTTCCTTTCACTATTatccctagtgatccactagagaaatgtttgtttcttgtttccaTTACTTTAGGCTTTGCTGTTCTAGAAGTCTTAGGTGTCAACTACGGATCATAGCAATGGTGCCATTAAACTGGAAATTCAGAGTGCCACCCTGAGAGTAAGAGGAAACAGTATGTTTTTAGTCTTATGAGGAAAGGTTGCCATCATGCTAGTAGAAGCATGTGTTGCTACTCTGTTTGAAATATAGGTATGTTTAGAGAAGATGTACGCTGATGTGAAGTTGACACAGGGTAGATTACTGTGGCTCTTTGAGTGTCAACTTTGCTAAGTTTGAACTACTTACACCCTTCCCCTTATATTTTCAGATTAGAGTTGGCCACAAGAATAACAAACAATGTATGAGATAGGAAAGATGAACATGAAACAccaatcattttatatttagaaagtgGGCATAGAGCACCAACACTGTGGCAGCTTATGCAATTTGTTGCTGATCTGGCCTGCCACACTGACAGCTATTCAAAATCCCATCAATTGTTCTCCTTCAGCTTTTTGAATTCTGGGCCAGTTGAATGTGCAGCTCTATAGTGAAGGGCATCAATTTCTCCTGCAGGTCATCCATGTCATCTTAGATAGACAAAGTGAGAAAAAGGCACACCTTCCAATTTGTATTCCTGATTTCAGTGTTCCCAATTCCAGTTGGTCCTAGCTCTTCTCTACTTCACATGCAGCTTTCTTCCTTTACTGAGAACCATTCAACACCAGACATGGAGgcaataacattttaaagagttCTCCCCCAGCTCCCATATTTGCATTCATTTTAATGCCCATAATTAATCCTGTATTGCATACTACTCATACTGGTTCTGCCTCACTCATTAAATCCTGATACAATTAGTAtgcaaaatataccaaaaaaatctATGAATAAGACAAATAACCAAATAGAAAAGCAGCAacatgaacaaacaaaaatcacaaaatagaAGAAAGCAAAGAGCTAATACAGGATATCCAGCCTCATTagtaatcagagaaatacaaattaaaacatgagctactcttttttttttttttttttttttctgagactgagtctcgctttgtcgcccaggctgaagtgcagtagtgcaatcttggctcactgcaacctccgcctcctgggttcaaacgactctcctccctcagcctcccaagtagctgggactagactacaggcacacgccaccatgcccgggtcatttttgtattttttttttttttttttttttgagactgagtctcgctctgttgcccatgctggagtgcagtggcgcgatctcaactcactccaacctccacctccctggttcacgccattctcctgcctcagcctcccgagtagctgggactacagtcacccaccaccacgcccagctaattttttgtattgttagtagagatggggtttcaccatattggccaggccagtctcaaactcctgacctcgtgatccgcccaactcagcctcccaaagtgctgggattacaggtgtgagccagtgctcCCAGCCATGAGCTACTATTTCACACTcatcaaaggaacaaaaatattaaaatgtttgacAACTCTAAGAGTAAGTCTGGAGGTGGAACAAGAGGAAGTTGTTTACGTTGCTGGTGAAACTGTAAACCATTTAACGAGTTTGTAGAATGATTTAGAAATACTGTAAATGGGCACTCCCTAAGACCTACCAATTTCACATCAAGGAGGGACCATAGAGAAACTTTCAAATAGTAAAAATGGGGTTGGGCACATTTAGTCATCTCTATCTAGAGAATAACGATACTAATATATAACAGAGCTTGAGAAACAGACTGATTGAAGTTGGTTATCCAGTAGCAGGAGAAGGTCTGTACTGCCAACTGTGGTAGATATCCCCTAGAATAGTGCCAAGTGGTTCCTGCCATCAGATAATCATGCCCTTGTATGATCTCCTCCCCTTGTGTGTCAGCTTGATTTGATGGCTCGTTTCTTGTGAATAGAATGTGGTAGAGGTGATATGTCATGTGTAAGATTGGGTTACAAAAAGCTCCTGTCTGGGGCACCCTCTCGCACTCTTAAGTGATGCCAGCTACTATATCATCAGCTGCTCTATGGAGAGACTCACATGAGAAAGGAATGATGTTCCAGTCAACATTCAGCAAGATCATTAGGCCAGCCAACATTCTTATGAGTGAGTTTAGATGTGCTTCTTCCCCAAGTTGTGCCTTGAGAGGATCGCAGCCCTGTCTGGCAGTTTGGTTGTAGAAATGTCAGATCTTGAGCCAGGAGCACCCAACTAAGTCATGCTCAGATCTGACCcgcagaaactatgagataataagtgttgttttaagccaccgagTTTTGGAATAATTTGCAAAACAGCAATATAGAACTAATATGCCTTCCAATAATCATTGCAACCCACAATGATAAGCAAATTCTTAATTTCAGACTGATGGGGACTCTGAATTACCTAAAGCCACTCATTAATGCATTAATTCAAACTAGTTCAAAGCCACCAAGTCCTGTGATAAACTTATAAAAAAATTTGCAAAGCCTATGTTTTTATGGAGTTTTGTATGcaggcaataaacaaataaataagttaaatatatcTTAAGAGTGggctgcatgtggtggctcacgcctgtaatcccagcactttgggaggcagaggcgggtggatcacttgaggccaggagctcgagaccagcctggccaacatggtgaaaacccatctctactaaaaatacaaaaattatctgggcgtggtggtgggtgcctgtaattccagctactcgggagcctgaggcaggagaatcacctgaacccaggaggcagaggttgcagtgagctgagattgtgccactgcactccagcctgggcgacagagtgagactgcatctcaaataaataaatatatatattaagtgaGATTATGATAAGTGatatagaaaaaagtaaagaagcaagagagagaaagccagGCCAAAATAAAGTCTGCAGTTTTAGAAAGGATAAAGCCCTCTTCTGAAAAGATGACATGAACAAAACCCAAAAAGGTGTGAGGGAGTCATACAGAACCCAGAAGTGCATGCCACCCAGAGGGAGGAGCCAGTAGAAACCTGTTGATGCAGGAGGTAAACTGGCCAGTGCAGCATTTAGGGGACCTGTGTACCTTTCTAAGGACTTTAGCATTAACTCTGGAATGAAATGAGAATTAGGTTTTGAATGAAGAGTCACAGAACTAgactatgttttaaaatgaacTCTGGCTGATGAGCTGAAAAAAGATTGTGTGCGGTGGTGGGAGGCAGGTTTGGAGGACAGAAACTGTGGAGACAAGAAGGCTGGTTAGAAAGTTTTTTATAATAGTCTCCATGAATATAATGGTTCAGACCAGGGTGGGAATGATGAAGGTCGTGAAAAATGGTCAGTTTCTGAACACAGATAGTCCCCTACTTAGGATAGCTCAAcctatgattttttgactttgaggggtttatctagatgtaaccccatcataaaaTGAGGAGCATCTGAACACACAATGGTTCAactttttgactttacaatgcgTATGTAGGGTATTAattgtattttcaatttacaaCATTTTCAATTTGCAATGGGTTTACTGGGATGTAATCCCAAGTCAAGAAACATCTATAGAGTTTCAAGGAAGATTCAACAGGATTTTCCAGccaaataaattaatttgtaaattacatatgtgtatttattcaCTGAAAGATACCTGGTGTAAGTCATTAAACCAGAGGAATACACGTTTTACTAATCCTACATTCAAATATTTCCTATTCATAATCCCCTGTAATCTATACCCACTGCTATTGTATGGCTCCCAGGCAATATAATGACCATTTgcaatgactttttaaagatttaaaacacattttattttttcaattgtgCTATATTTTAATAAGCAGTAGAGTGCTTACATGACAAGTTGGTTTTTTAAACAATTCTGTCATTACAGCAACTGTGATGGTTACTGATGTTTCCACTCTTTTGGGGTAACTCTGCCAACAGGGGATaggttccattctattccaatctgAGTGGCTGTAAACACCCATGTAGCAACACAGAAAGCAGTTCCACTGGCTAGCACAGCATTACCATATTTATCATGAAAATCTGGTGAGTGTTTTACATGGCTATGTCTTGCCATGCTTTGCAGAATGCTTTGAATCTTGAGACTGCTTAGTGCATTTCTGGCCAAGGGAAACATCATGAAGGATTGCAGTTGCCTTCAGCTACTGGTCTATTTTGTTGCAAAGAggctggaaagagagaaaagatatgCATTGATGTCCAATCTTTATTCAATTCCTTCCGCTTTGAATGTCTGGCTACATCACCCCTTGGAGTGGTGTTCAGGAATGTGAGTTTTGATATAACAATATctgaatttgaatcccagctttgccaccGATTAGCTATATGAACTTGGGgcaattatttaacttctttttgcCTCAACATTATTACATGTgataatccaaaagaaaacaacaacaaggtAAGCatgtaataaatgttagcttttctACTCATCACAAATATCCAATGCATTGACTCTACAGACTACAAACTTATTAACATGGCTACAATAGACAGAAAGTCACAGAACACGCCATGcctcctcactctcctcctcctCGTTTTCTCCCTCCTGCTTAacccctttccttctccttctttaaCTGTAATACTTACCTTCCCCCTCCTACAGGCAAAATTCTGCTTGCCTTTGAAATTCCGCTCTAAGAGTTACCACTTCTGTGAAGTCTTTTCCATATCTCACTAAGTTGAATACACCCCTTTGTCTCTGGGTTATCACACAatttacaaactttttttcaTAACACTTAACATTGaggaattatctttttaaatagaaatattttgggGAAGCAGTTTTGGTTCACAGCGAAATTGAGCAGAAGACATTGAGAGTTCCCATGTACCCTGACCCTATACACCCACAGCCTCCCTAGCTATCAACATCTTCCACCAGGGTTGTACATTTGTTGGAATCAATAAACCTACATTGACATTTCATGattacccaaagtccatagtttacatgaaGGTTCACTCCTGATATTGTACATTCTATaggttttaacaaatgtataatgacatgtatccatcattttagtatcatacagaatagtttcagtgCCCTAAAAAGCCCTCTGTGCTCTGCTTATGTTACCGAAACACCAAAGGTTTGGTCTCTGTCCTGctgctcaccacacagaaagccaatcactgagacaccaagtattgccaaggaagaagggtTTAATCAGGTACTGCAGCagaggagatgggagctcagtttcaaatccatctccctgacttaAACCAGGGCTTTATATAGCAGgcaagaaatgtaaaaatgtgtaagaaaacaggcatttgggaagagaaaggaagcaatCATGGTGAATGATGGGTCCAGCATCTGGTGTGGTGatctggtttcatttttttttttactttttgtgagaGGCCTAAAGgtcatttcctgaggaaggaactcagataaaacaaataaaagtttcAAGCTTCTTAACACtagaagggtcaatttctatgtttatcaaaaAGAACAGTCTACAGGGCAATGGTTCGGTTTCACCTATTCATCTTTCTGTTTTGACttactcctggcaaccactgatctttttactgtctccacagttttgcctttttcagaatgtcatatagttgtaatcatacagtatacctgttcagactggcttctttcacttcaaaatatacttttaaagttCATTCATATCTTTTTGTGGCTCGAGAgtgcatttctttttagtgctaatTAATATTCCACTGTCTGGATGCACCAcaatttatctattattttactgaaggacatcttgattgcttctAAGATTCAATTAGTACGAATACAACTGctgttgctataaacatctgtgggTAGGGTTTtgtctgaatatatttttaactaattTAGGTAAATCAAGGAGCGTGATTGCTGAATCACataatttgtttagttttataagaaactgcctaactgccttccaaagtggctgtaccattttgagTTCCCACCAGCACtgaatgagagtttcttttgttccacatcctggccagcatttgatgttgttaGTGTTCTGGATTTGGGCCATTCTAATCGGTAAATAGGTGTTTCATTTGCAGTTCCCTGATGACATATAATGTccagcatctttttatatgcttgtttgcCATCTTCATCTCCCCTTTGGGAAGTATCTATTTCAGGCCTTtcgcttattttaaaaattcaggttgttcattttcttattgttgaattttaagagttctttgtatattctggataacAGTCCTCAATTCGATATGGATTTTGTAAATACTTTCTTCAAGCCTGTGGTTTGCCTTGTCATTCTCCTAAggaattatctttttattctcttctgatAAACTGCAAGTTCTCCAAGAGCAAGGGAGGTAACTGCATATAAAGTAGCTGACACAAAAGCAtaaaaagatctttttaaaacCAATCTGAAATATAAGTGAATATTGGTATCCTCATAAGAAGCTAAAATGAATGCTAAGAACAAGccaaaatacaatgaaattaGATGTGcatttcataatagccaaaattattttatttcttagataGTTACAAGAAATCTGGAagtagaaacataaaataattctttaaatttatCTTCCTGTGTGCAAGTTGTCAAACAACACTCTGTCTTCAGCAATGACATATCTTAACTGTGGCCCAAACATAGGCAACACAGATATAAAAGGCCCTGAGGTCAATACTTGTAAACATAACTATTCACTGAGATTTTCCAGCTCAGAAGACTTTATTCCAACTTTGAAAACAAGACCCCAaggttctcttttatttcctacCATATGGTAAGTGGTACTCATCATGATTGTGACAAACAGGGCAACCAGAGCCAAATTAATTTCTTCCGAGGTTcaagatattaaaaaatgtttcctgttAGTCATGAATCTTCCCACCCAAAGACACCAAGGTTTTCATTTGAATTGAATTCAGAGAGTAGGCAGAAGGTGACATCGGTCAGGGTATGACAGGTGCAGCCTTAATCCAGTACAAAAGGACCTGTGCCACACATTGCTTTCATTCTTTAGGAAGACACATAACCAAAGAATGATTTGTGATAACAGGGATTTCTAGTGGGTCGGCTCATGCTTGCTGCTTTATGAcaaattgatttcatttttcttatactcATGATGTTACATTTAAATTCAGATCCTTTGTCTCTAGTGACATTGATCACATTTCTTAGAAGCTTAGTTCATCCTTTGGCTATTCCCATATctataaagcttttcttttccatCTAGCCTGAATTTTCTTGAACCAGTAAGTCTATTACTAAGAATTCTCCTTTAGGAAATCCTTCCATAGTTTGCAGTTGGCATTTCATCCTATAATAAACAAACTGCAGtctctttgctctttttcttttccttgtcggCATCAGCTACATCCGTCTCAACTGCCTTCAGATCTATCTTAtctttatctttataaaatacatgtaaaagcTAAGAAAATTCAAGGAATTTTCCATATTGTTTAAACCCATATTACATACCTCTacaataaattttgtgttatcAGTAAGTCCTACTCCTATTATCTAAAGAACTAAAGCTACAGGTTCTAATATCCATATGAaagcataaaaaagaaattcaataataTAGTAGGTAAAGGAAATGTTTCTGAAAGTAGATCTTTCTGACAAAAATAGACTACAAAAAGATAGAGGAAGACAGATTTCTCTAGGtagtaaaaacaaagtaaaagttCCCTCATGCCCATGGCAGTAAAAGAAATATGTtctgaataaatataaatggttaAAGGGAGTGAAGTATTCATTGAAGTTGAAAGACTGATTGTGTCATCTATTATATGTAGTCATCTTAAAGTTCTTTCTGCAAAAAATAACTAATACTTGATCTCAGTCTAACTACAATAAGGAAGTATATAAATCTGAAGCTTCACTGGTAACGATAATAATTTCAAATCGCTGAAGGCTatcaaaagaagtaaaacaacAGTGTAGtaaggaaactaacatttattgagtatatacctGTGTGTTAAGACATTGTGCCAAGATTTTGCACATCTGAAAAAATGGTGTGGAAGGATGACTGTTTAACCTTGTTTTACACCTAAGAACAAATGACAGGAAAGGATGTGAATGTAAGTCCTCTGATTCTAAATCCAACTAATTCTTCAACCATACCATGTTTTCTTAAAGTGTATTCAACTCTGAGTATTGGAAAATGatcaaacaaaccaaaccaaaccaaaacaaaacaaaacaaaacaaaaccaagctgGTTACCAGAGATGGCTCTTTAATTGGAAATGGTTCACAGTACTTTgctatttatttacctattaaCTACTGTACGTTACAGCCTGGGATAGATGTCATCAGCACAATGTCTACTCTAAAGAAGCTTATGGTATAgtggagaaataaataattattgctcTACATAAGGAAGTAGGCTAGAAACTAGCACAGGGTGTATTTAGTTCACAGAGGAGGGGGCGTTTTATCCTGAGATCCTAGGAATGGTTTTAGAAGAGATGATACCTAAGCTAGatcttgaaatattattttgaaatagacagaaacaaaaattgttgGTGGGGAGGAATACAGAGATGGAGAAGCAAAACGTAAGCACACAGGCTGGAATTAATACAGAGACAAGGCAATCTGGTGAGCTCGGTAACACTACGTAATAAGCATTGAAGCAACAAATGCCCAACAGATGAGCCTGGAGACATGAGAAAAGAATGGCACACTGGGGACTTTAAATGCTTTGCTATGGCATTTGACTCAATTCTACAGGTCAGTGTTTCCCATTATTTAAAACCTTTGCTGTTTTAATACTCACAAACTTTGCTGTTGAGTTAACAAtgagaatttttaatttattaataaattaaatcaaaattcatttttaattttttattttcatgataatataaaaataatatgagacCTGGATGATGCAGCTTATCAATTTCTAGTGTCTCTGTTTATCTTTGTTCTGCATTTTAGCTGCAAAGGTATATAGCAATTATTTGCCCTGGGTTAATGCAAAAAGAATGGATGCAGCTTTTATGTTAAAGTGTTCGTTTGCAAGGgacaaaataaagaattagaaGAATTGAGTCATACCAAAGCTTACTAACCACAGACAtgtgaaaataaaagaactatGATCACTACAAACAGTGTTAGAGTTTCAGGACAATGTTAACTGTCATACTGTTAACATGACAAATTTGATCTTTATTTGTTGTatagtttgtttcattttttatttgaaaacatgttTTGGTTTTATCGTTGTATTAAGCTCCCAATATAATGAAGATCAATTCAGTTTCAAGTTTACCCATATGTaagttattttgtaataaaataatttaagatggTACAAGTGATGAAATAACTTTAAGAAGATTCCAAACGTAactcaagtttgagaaacattCCTGTAGGTGAGGAGAAACTATTGATTGGTGTAAtcagaaaacacattttacaaaCGTAATTGTTAGGTGTAAAATGGATGGAGagatgacaaaaatgccaaaaatttaAGATGTTAGTTAACTATTGATGGCAAtgcttaatgaaaaagaaaataatgatctAAATTAAGTACTCATACCAGAAATAGAAAGAAGATAGAATcgagaaatataaataaaataaaaatcagatcaaTTTAGTAAGTAAGTTACTCTAACTAAATTGAGTATTCCATTCACTTAACCTCTGGGTTGATTTCACCCAAAACCTCTGTGCTGATTTCTGTTCAAAATCAGCAGATATTGACACTGTAGCTTGTTGCTGACCTTGGGAATCAGAGTTTGGGTGATCTAGGCACCGAATACTGAAAGGTCAAAGCATACATAATTAAGGTGTGCCACAGAAAGGCAGGTTTAGATGCCTGAGTAGAAGGGGGAGGCATCTTCAAAAGGATTTGCTGTATgatccaaaaacaaaataataactgtATCCAGTCTAAGTAAGTATAGCCCAACATGGACCAACAAATGACCCACTTAGCTTCGATATAGGCTTTTTATGTaatttcaagaagaaaacaaaacagagtccTATTTCTCACATTGCCCAGATATTACTCTTAAATAGTTCAGAGGAAGATGAAGCTCAAGAAGGCATTAAGGGGTATATCAGGGTTTCCCAATCTGGATACAACTGATATTTTGGtatgaataattctttgttggagAGGGGAAAAGTAatcctgtgcattgtaagatgtttagtagcatccctACCTCTACCCACTAAATAACAGCAGTAGTATCCCCCAGTTTTGACACCATAAATGTCTCCAGACCTTGCTAAATGTTACCTAGGGTGCAAAATCATTCCCAGTTCAGAACCACTGCTGTATATACAGAAAGGTGTATCCTCCCCTATCACTTCTCCGCCATGAATGACACCATTCTATACAATAGAGAAGGCAACttaaaatctaagaaaataaattatcctgGTCCCTACCATGGGATGCAAAAATGTTGCCCATCAACATTTTTCCTGAACTAATCCCaatattttaaatggtttatGATACAACTCAGATGAATCACTTAATCTACCTGGACAGCTGCTTACcccctataaaataaaaaagttgaactaATTTAGTTTTTCCAAACCTATCTGATCCTAAAAGTCATCTGGAATCTTTATGACAAAATGtagattcctgggctcaatttCAAATGTACTGTAACAGAGTCTCCAAGGGGAGTAGCCtgagaatctgtattttttaaaacaaattctcaGGAGAGTTTTATCATcagaaatatttatggaacattGAGTCAGATAATCTCCAAGGTACTATC
Protein-coding sequences here:
- the COX7B2 gene encoding cytochrome c oxidase subunit 7B2, mitochondrial isoform X1, yielding MMFPLARNALSSLKIQSILQSMARHSHVKHSPDFHDKYGNAVLASGTAFCVATWVFTATQIGIEWNLSPVGRVTPKEWKHQ